The Polyangium mundeleinium genome contains the following window.
TCCGGATGGTCCGGAGCGCGTCGAGGTTCCGCGCCACGCGGAAGCGCGAGCGCCGGTGCCGGAACGGCGTCGCGCCGAGCCGATGCTCGATTTCGTCGCAGAGGCGTTTCTTCAGATCCTCCACGACTTTGTTCACGATCGCGCGCGCGGCGTCGAGCACGTGGGAATCCATGCGCGATTTGCTGCGCAGGATCGCCTCGACGAGCGAGAGCGAAGGCGTGACGTTTTCGAGCGCCTCTTTCCGCGTGACCACGTCGAGGATGCCATAGCGGTGCAGCGCGTCCGATTCGAGGCGCTCGATGGCCTCTTTCGGAAAGAGCTCGTGGATCTTGTTGATCCATTCCGGCACGTCGAGCGGGTGCTCGGGCCCGCTGCCCGGGCCGCCGCGTGCAATCGAGCGGCTCGCCTCGCCGTCGGCCTCGCGATCGTAAAGCCAGGCGAGGGCGCGTTCGAGGTCCCCGGCATTGCCTGCTCCGGCGTCCGTGGCTCCGAGCCCGTCATTGCCGGCGGGTCCGAGGATCAGCCGCCACCGCGTCTCCGCGTCGTAGGTGCTCATTCGAGCACCCCGAGCGCGCGGCCCCACGAGAGCACCCGCGCGTCGAGCGCGAGGCCGGCTTGCAAGACGTTTGCGGGGACGTCCCCGATCCAGGACGCATTCGCCCGTTTGCCCCAGCGCGTGGCGAGGAGCGCGCCGAACCGCGCGCGCTCGGCCGGCGGAAACCACGAAAAAGCGAGGCGCAATGCGGGGAGCGCGATGAGGAATGCGTCGTCGTCGAGCTTGCCGAGGGCCGCATCGACCGCGCCGACGAGCTGTTCGTCACGTAGCGCAGGCCCACGCGCCAGGGCAAACAGGCCCGCGAGGTAATCGCCGAGCCGCCCTTCCGAGGAGGCGAAGAGCGCGCCGTCGATGGCCGAATCCACGGGCGCGGCTTCGGTGTCGAGGAACCAGATCGCGCCGAGCGCGGCGCCCCGCAGCATCGCGGGCGCGGCCCGGTCCGTGACCCTGCGCGCGAGCACGGCGCGGGTATCGTCCGGATCGAGGCCGAGCGCCTCGCCATGGCGCAAAAGCTCGGCGAGCGAGCGCATCGCGGTGAGATCGGCCGGGAGCAGATCCGTCCCCTGAATGCCGGCGAGCAGCGACAACGACCGCTCGCCGGCCGCGCGCAGCACCGGCGCGAAGATCGGCGCGCCGACGACCTCCAGCCATTCGCCGTGACGCCACAGGCCGAGGAGTTTTTCGATGGCCGGTCCGAGCGCGCCAAACGAGGGCGTGGTGGCCACCGCATTCGCCACGAGATCGAGGATCTCGCCGGCGAGCTTCGTGAGCCCCACGAATGCCGCGTCCCCGAGCGCGTCCACGCGCGCGGCGAGCGAATCGGCCGCGAGCAAGCGGTGCGAGAGGAGCAAGGAGACCGCGCCTTCGAGTGTCGAGCCCCAGCGTGAGGCCTCGATGATGGCCGGATCCTGATCGTGCCGCCAGACGAGCTTGAATGCCTCGGCCATGCGCGCGTCCGTGCCCCACGCCGGCCCATGCACCCGGACGAACCCCGGGATTTCGAGCAATCGCAATCGATGCAGGACCCGCAATCGCTCGCGCTCCCCCTCGATACGCCAATCGAGCGAGACCGTCTGCGGGTTTCTCGGCGGCGACAGCCCGAGGCGGGAGAGCGTGTCGTGCACGTCGCGGAGGAGCGGCGGTCGCTCCGTCCCCGCGGACAAACGGCCCACCCGATCGCCCGTGAATGTGCGGAGGAGCGTCGCCAGTGTCGGGTGCAGATCGCCCGTCACGATGCCACGCCGCGACCAGGGCGGCGGGCCGGGGAGCGGCTCGCGGAGGAGGGCGGAGAGCAGCCCGTCGAGCACGTCCACGCGCTTCGGCGTCTCGTGCCCGCGCAGCGCCGCGAGCGCGCCGATGGTCGTGCGAACCGCGATATGGTCGGCGACCGTGGGCCGTTGCGTGTTCTTGCGCAAGGCTTCCAGGCTGCGATCGAGCATCGCCTCCGCCACGCCCGCGCCGAGCTTCCATTCGAGCTCCCACCACATCGGCGAGGGCATTCCGGCCTGGTAGCCGGCGAAGTTATCCATGCGGGCATAGGTCCAGGGTACGAGGTGGCTCTGGCCGCCGAGCGGGGGCGCCGGGGGAACGGGCTCGGGGCCGCCGGGCGTGATGTCGACGAGCGCGGGCGCATGATATCCGCCGCACACGAGCACGACGTCGCCGCGCGTGAGCGCCCACGACGCATGATCCCGCATGAAGGCCTCGCGGGGGCCGTCCCGCTCCCCCGCCTCCGTATCGCCGCGGATCTGCTGGAAGTAGGCTTCGAGCGCGGGTTCGAGCTCGTCCGGGGAGCGGCCCTCGAAGAGGTGATCCCACAAGGCGTCGAGGTCCGAGGTGCCCGTGCGGCGGCAAAGCGCTTCGAGCGCTCGTTCGTAGCGATCGTCCTCGTCGCGATACCGATTCTCCACGCCGACGAACGCCTTGCTCCACGAGGGCAAATCGCAGAACCGCACGGTTTTCCCGTGCTCGAAGGCCCAGCGGAGCGCGACCCACTCCGGGGAAAACGCGCAGAACGGCGTGAAGGACGAGACCGGGCCGTCCTCGGTCAGGTAATGCGTGAAGATCGCGATCGGCGGCGCGTGGTCGAGCGCGAGCTCCGCCATTTTGACGTTCCAGTCGGACGGGCCCTCGATGAGCAGCACGGCCGGGTCGACGCGCGCGAGCACGGCCGCGACGAGCCGCGCGCACGCGGGGCTGTGGTGCCGTACGCCGACGACGTGGAGCTTTCCAGACACGGGCTTAGAGCCTCGACCGCGCCGCGTGCAGCGCGACCCAATGCGGCGCCTTGCGTTTGCTCACCACGGTCTCGAGATATCGCCGCAGCTTCTCCAGGTCCTCGGCATTGTCCTTCACCGCGGCACCCGCGAGGCAATCGATGACGTCGCCCGGGTGCGCGGCGCCGTCGCCGAGGAACGCTGCCCGGACGCCGACGGCATGCGCGACGGAGACCGCTTCGGCCGTGGAAAGGACGGTCGAGAGCCGCTCGACGGGCTGGCCGTCGCCGGAGACGCCCGTGCGCAGCTCGCGGAACGTGGTGACGAGGACCTCGAGCACCGGCTCGGGCAAGGTCATTTTCACGCCCGAGGCGTCGAGCAGGCGCGCGGATTCGCGGCGGACGAGCTCGATCTCGGCCGCGAGATCGCCGATCGGGAAGAGGGTTTCGAAGTTGAAGCGGCGCTTGAGCGCAGCGCTCATTTCATTGACACCGCGGTCGCGGGTGTTCGCCGTGGCGATGATGTTGAAGCCCTCCCGCGCGAAGACCACGCCTTGCTCGCCAAGCTCGGGAATCGTGAGGACACGATCCGAGAGGATCGAGAGCAGCCCGTCTTGCACCTCGGCCGGGCACCGCGTGATTTCCTCGAATCGCACGACCTTGCCGTCGCGCATGCCCGTGAGCACGGGGCCGGGCACGAGCGCGCGCTCGTCCGGGCCCTCGGCGAGGAGCAAAGCGTAGTTCCACGAATGCTTGATCTGGTCCTCGCTCGTCGCCGCGCTGCCTTGCACCGTGAGCGTCGACTGCCCGGAGATCGCCGCGGCGAGGAGCTCCGAGAGCCAGCTCTTCGCCGTGCCCGGCTCGCCGATGAGCAAGAGCCCGCGCGAGGTCGCGAGCGAGACCATGGCCCGATCGATCACCGCGGAATGGCCGACGAATTTCGGCTTGATGTCGCGCGCCGGATCGCCGAGCACGAACGCCCGCACCGCCCGCGGCGAGAGCTTCCACCCGGGCGGGCGCGGGCCCGTGTCCTCCGCGGCGAGCCGCGCGAGCTCGTCCTTGAAATGCAGCTCCGCCGGGGCGCGCTGCAAACCTGCCTGCTTCTTCTTCACGAGGCGCTCCCGAGCTGCACGAGGTCCCGCACGAGCTCCGAGAACACCACGGGCGAGAGCGCGCCGAGCGTTTCCCCCTCGCGGTCTTTCCCGACGTACACCTCTCCGATCTCCTGCTTCGGCTCCGTAAATTGCATGTCGGCGGATATGCCGGTGCGGAGGGAGAGCGTCGCCGTCGCGCCGCCGGGCAGGGGCTTGTACATGTCCCAGATCCAGCCAGCGTCCTGGGGCTCGCCCTTGCGCCAGCCGCGCTCGACGAGGCCGAGGAGCTTGCCCACGGGGACGAATTGCCCCGCGCGGCGCTTGATGCTGCTGTCGTTCGCCTCCACGTTCGTCGGGGCATACGTGTCGCGGCCGATCTGCGGGAAGGGCTGGACGATGCCGTAATCGCCGAGGATCTGGCCGAACGCTGCGCGCGTCGCGTCCGGGAGCGCGAGCGGGTGGACGATTCCGACGAGCGCGCCGTCGGGCAAATCGAACGCCGCGTCGTCGGCGTCGGCGAGCGAGCTGTCCTCCGCGACGCGGAAGGCGCGCAGGTATTTCCCGTCCTCGGCATAGACGCCCCAGATGAGCCGCCGCACGAGGTGCACGAGAAGCGCGTGTTCGAGGAAGAGGGCGCGGAACGAATTCACTTCCCAGCGCCGCTCCGAACACATCGCGAGTTCGAGCCGCGTGATCTGGTTCTGCGCGATCGCCTTGACGTCCTTCTTGAGCGTCTTCCAGGTCGTGTCCGCCTCTTTCGCCTTCGCGGCGTCGTCCGATTTGTTCGGCTTCGGCAGGTCCGAGAGGTTTTTTCCGGACCCATCCACGACGAACGGCTTCAAGGCCTCGTCGAACCCGACGCGGAACTGCCGGGCGCCGAAATCGAGCGTGCGCGAGCCGTCCGCGTCGAGGTCGAGGTCGGGCACGAGCCTGTCGGCGAGCTCGTCGGCGGAGAGGCCGCGGTTCTGCGCGACCGCGTCCATTTTCTCGCGCGCCTTTTCCTGCAGGCCCTTGAACTTCACCTTCTGCGCGATGCCATTGAGGTGCATCAACGCGAGGTCGGAGCCGATGCGCGCGAGGATGTCGAGGCCCGAGACGGCGCGGGCCTGGAGGTTTTCCCCGGGCCAGGCGCGAATGAGCGGCGTGAGCTTGCGCGCGACGTTGTCGCCGCCGAGCAAGGCGAGCTGCTGAAAGCCCCACGCCTCCTTGGCAGGTCCGCCGGCGCGTTGCCATTCATTGAAGAGCGCCCAGGAGAACTCCTCCAGCGAGGCCGGATCACAGGCGGTGAGCACGTCCTCGAGGCCGGCGTACACAGTTTCGGGCGTGGAGATCGCCAGCATGAGGAAGAGGGCCTCGACGGCGGCGCGCGGCAAGGCCTTGGTCCGGCCGACGAGGAGGGGCGCTGGCAGGGCCTCGGGCTTGGCCCAATCGCCGAGCTTCGGCAGCTTCGCGGGGAACCGGTCGCGCGGGTCTGTGGAGAGGACGGCCTTCACGGCGGCCTCGACCTCGGAGCCATAGGATTCGGCGACCTCGCGGACGATCTCGCCGTGGCCCTTCGCGACCAGGAATCGCACCGCTTCCTCCGCGCGCTCGCGTGCCTGGGATTGAGGTCCGACGGCCGCGGGGATGAGGCCGACGGCCGCGGCCTTCGGGAACCTCAAGAACCACCGCTCCGCGGATTTGCGCGAGGATTTCAGCGAGCGCGCGTGGGCAAAAAAGGGCGCGAGCCGCGGGGACTCGACGACGTCCGCGAGGGCGCCCGCGAAATGCGCGGCATTGGCGGAGGCAATGCGGGGATACCCGCCGATCGCGTCTTCGCCGAGGACCACGAGCGGGACGAGCAGGCAGTAGCCGCCGTCCCACGCATTCGAGGGCCACTCCGCGAAGGCTCGTTTCACGTCCGCGTCCGAGAGCTCGTTCAGCTTCGCCGAGACGTATTTGCCGTACCAGCGTTTGCCCACGTCCTCGGAGGCATCCTCGAAGGACGTCTTCGTGGTTTTTCGCGTCTGCTCACGGTCCGCTTTCGCCTGCGAGAGGACCCTGTACGTGTCGTGCAGCGCCTCGGGGTAAGGCTGCGTCACGACACGCACGACGATGGGCAGCATGGTGGACCATCGGCCCGAGAGCCAAGGTGGATCCACGAGGATGCGGGGCAATTCGGCCGGGGAGGCCTCGGGCCGCGGGGCCATCTTTTCGCGGAGCTTCTGCAAGGCCGTGCGCGCGGCGGGGCGAAGGTCGAGTTTGTCGGCGAGGCCCGGGTGCGCGCGGTCGATCCCGAGGAACACGGGCGCGGCCCGGTCCCCGAGCGCCGAGGCCGCGGCGATCGCGTCGGCGAGCGAGGGGACGGCGAGCGCAGGGTTTTTCGCGAGCCACGCCTCGGCGACCTGGGCGATTTCGCGCTTCTGCGCGAGCTGCGAGACCATGAGCGAGGCGGTCTCGGGCCCGCGGACGTACCCTGCGACGTTCAGGCCCTCGACGATGATGCCCGCGTAATCGGCGCTGTCGCAATGGAGCCGGCACACCGGGACCACGTCCGCGCCGCAGAGGTCGAAGAGCGTCCAGAGATATCCGCCCAGGCATCCGCCGGAGAACGACATCCCGACGGCCTTTTTCGCGAGCTTGACGAGCATGGGGCGCGAGTACGCGAAATGGAACTCCGGCTTCATGCCGTCCTTGTCCCACGAGGGCCGGACGTACCCCTCGATGTGCCCGTCGCACGCGAGCCAGTCTTCGCCGAGCGCGTCCGCGAGCGGCGTGTGGTCGGGGATCAACGAGAGCGC
Protein-coding sequences here:
- a CDS encoding DUF5682 family protein codes for the protein MSGKLHVVGVRHHSPACARLVAAVLARVDPAVLLIEGPSDWNVKMAELALDHAPPIAIFTHYLTEDGPVSSFTPFCAFSPEWVALRWAFEHGKTVRFCDLPSWSKAFVGVENRYRDEDDRYERALEALCRRTGTSDLDALWDHLFEGRSPDELEPALEAYFQQIRGDTEAGERDGPREAFMRDHASWALTRGDVVLVCGGYHAPALVDITPGGPEPVPPAPPLGGQSHLVPWTYARMDNFAGYQAGMPSPMWWELEWKLGAGVAEAMLDRSLEALRKNTQRPTVADHIAVRTTIGALAALRGHETPKRVDVLDGLLSALLREPLPGPPPWSRRGIVTGDLHPTLATLLRTFTGDRVGRLSAGTERPPLLRDVHDTLSRLGLSPPRNPQTVSLDWRIEGERERLRVLHRLRLLEIPGFVRVHGPAWGTDARMAEAFKLVWRHDQDPAIIEASRWGSTLEGAVSLLLSHRLLAADSLAARVDALGDAAFVGLTKLAGEILDLVANAVATTPSFGALGPAIEKLLGLWRHGEWLEVVGAPIFAPVLRAAGERSLSLLAGIQGTDLLPADLTAMRSLAELLRHGEALGLDPDDTRAVLARRVTDRAAPAMLRGAALGAIWFLDTEAAPVDSAIDGALFASSEGRLGDYLAGLFALARGPALRDEQLVGAVDAALGKLDDDAFLIALPALRLAFSWFPPAERARFGALLATRWGKRANASWIGDVPANVLQAGLALDARVLSWGRALGVLE
- a CDS encoding AAA family ATPase — protein: MKKKQAGLQRAPAELHFKDELARLAAEDTGPRPPGWKLSPRAVRAFVLGDPARDIKPKFVGHSAVIDRAMVSLATSRGLLLIGEPGTAKSWLSELLAAAISGQSTLTVQGSAATSEDQIKHSWNYALLLAEGPDERALVPGPVLTGMRDGKVVRFEEITRCPAEVQDGLLSILSDRVLTIPELGEQGVVFAREGFNIIATANTRDRGVNEMSAALKRRFNFETLFPIGDLAAEIELVRRESARLLDASGVKMTLPEPVLEVLVTTFRELRTGVSGDGQPVERLSTVLSTAEAVSVAHAVGVRAAFLGDGAAHPGDVIDCLAGAAVKDNAEDLEKLRRYLETVVSKRKAPHWVALHAARSRL
- a CDS encoding WGR and DUF4132 domain-containing protein, which encodes MRRFEFVDGSSKKFWQIERDGSQLSIQWGKIGTAGQSQVKDFPSDSKAQAEHDKLVAEKTKKGYVEVAAPDASAAPAPAPKKAAVAAAAPAAPSATPAPAPKAASAPQASADEPPQAPLPAAPVIIDAPRLEDIRPNLHVPHRKGVLRPTAEELAADPWQAVRTAWAAWAPHCPWDQMTIPAELAPALREVRAWLEGKGPTPVSPLAAAMLDALLDVPSGTPAYPLLRALADPSIAKDGPGWLIDATIAMVRVRIEPYPYQIRNKEATEFSGFRLYPETSGRYELDSNGLSKFAYYTQNLSDDTYAALVAAVTTRWPTLSYWQKRLALSLIPDHTPLADALGEDWLACDGHIEGYVRPSWDKDGMKPEFHFAYSRPMLVKLAKKAVGMSFSGGCLGGYLWTLFDLCGADVVPVCRLHCDSADYAGIIVEGLNVAGYVRGPETASLMVSQLAQKREIAQVAEAWLAKNPALAVPSLADAIAAASALGDRAAPVFLGIDRAHPGLADKLDLRPAARTALQKLREKMAPRPEASPAELPRILVDPPWLSGRWSTMLPIVVRVVTQPYPEALHDTYRVLSQAKADREQTRKTTKTSFEDASEDVGKRWYGKYVSAKLNELSDADVKRAFAEWPSNAWDGGYCLLVPLVVLGEDAIGGYPRIASANAAHFAGALADVVESPRLAPFFAHARSLKSSRKSAERWFLRFPKAAAVGLIPAAVGPQSQARERAEEAVRFLVAKGHGEIVREVAESYGSEVEAAVKAVLSTDPRDRFPAKLPKLGDWAKPEALPAPLLVGRTKALPRAAVEALFLMLAISTPETVYAGLEDVLTACDPASLEEFSWALFNEWQRAGGPAKEAWGFQQLALLGGDNVARKLTPLIRAWPGENLQARAVSGLDILARIGSDLALMHLNGIAQKVKFKGLQEKAREKMDAVAQNRGLSADELADRLVPDLDLDADGSRTLDFGARQFRVGFDEALKPFVVDGSGKNLSDLPKPNKSDDAAKAKEADTTWKTLKKDVKAIAQNQITRLELAMCSERRWEVNSFRALFLEHALLVHLVRRLIWGVYAEDGKYLRAFRVAEDSSLADADDAAFDLPDGALVGIVHPLALPDATRAAFGQILGDYGIVQPFPQIGRDTYAPTNVEANDSSIKRRAGQFVPVGKLLGLVERGWRKGEPQDAGWIWDMYKPLPGGATATLSLRTGISADMQFTEPKQEIGEVYVGKDREGETLGALSPVVFSELVRDLVQLGSAS